The Flammeovirga pectinis genomic interval CACAAAAGTATATAAACTCTACCAATTTACAAGAGTAATAGCTTTTTATTTTCAAAAACTGCTAAATTTACATCAAAAAAGGACTTTTTAATCCTCGCTTAACATTCTGAGACGTTCAATTTCATTCAAATAATCAAGTTCTTTTCTGTTTAATTCTTCTTGAGTGGCTCGCATTTCTTCTAAATTCTGACGCATTTCTTCTTCTTGCGATCTCATTTGTTCTGCTTGCTCTTGAGAAGTCTGTAATAATACCTTTAATTTCTCCGAGGCTAGCTTGTTTAAAATAGTAATTGCAAGACTCTCACAAACTCTTTTTAAGAACTGAAGTTGGTATTCTGATAATACATTAAAACATGCTACTTCAATAACTCCTTCAATTTTATCGTAAGCAAGTAATGGGTAAATTGCCACAAAAGAAGCTGTAGAATCTCCTAAGCCAGAGCTAATATTTAAATAACCACTTGGAACTTCCTCTAGAATAATTGGTTTTCTTTCAATAAAGCATTGCCCTATTAATCCTTCACCTTGTTCTATCTTATTTGCGTTGAGATATTTTTTCCTATCGTATGCAAAAACAGATTGTCTTCTTAGATAATCTCCTCTTACTTTATCTTCTACTTTAGAATAAATAGCAACCTGATTTAAGTTCAATTCTCTTGCTAAAAAGCTAACAGACTGGTCTATCAAATCTTCTAAATTCTCTACTGAACGTGTTAAATCATTAAATTCTGATATTTTCTGAGTATTCCACGTTCTATTTTCATCTTGTACTTTAGTAAGTTTCACCTTATCTAAAGCATCTCTTAAACCTTTTTCTGAAGCTTCTAAAAGCTCATTTCTTTTTAAACTTTCATCTGTTAATCTTTCACTTTCTAAACGGTATCGCATACGTTCCTTTTGCATTAAATACAATAAAACTGCAAAACCAATAATACCAATTATTACTCCTCTTTTAGATTTAGGAGTATACATTTTGTCGTAATCAATGAGTGGATCTACTAAAAGGTCTGACAAATAGAACATACTTATTAACCCTGCTCCTAACAAGAAAAATAGACTCCACTGATAGTACTTTTCTTTTACATCAAAAATTAAGAAAGGAATTAGTAAATGCACTACACCAATTATATACCCAGATACTCTTGGTGCCGCATCGAATGGAGTAAGGTAAGAATTGTAAATTACCACAACTGCCATTGGCATTGTACTCATTAAAATCCTCGACAAGCTGTATAATCGAAGATGATTAAGGGCTAATACCGTAAGGTTTCCTAAGATTCCCATTAAAGGCCACTGTATTAATACAGGAACTTTTATTATGGCTAAAATCAAGTAAAAGATCTGGAATATTGTGAGATAAAATGCAAATTGATTTGTTGTAATCACCTTTTCTTTAGTGATTCCAAATACATTTTTATCTATTCCTATATTAAAAATTTGTTGAAAAATATTCATTTTACAATGCTCAATCTTTATATTCTTTGCCTTTAAAAGGGCATTTTGATACTGAATTAGTGTTGTTTATTCCCTTAAGAAATTTTATCACTCAAAAAAGAAACGTAAATGTTTTTAATATGATTCTAAGTAGCTGTAAATCAGTATTTAAAATCACAAATTATAAAAAACATTATAAAAATATTTAGTCAGTTTCTATAAAATGTAGTTCTTTTCAGTTGTTGCAAACTTAAAAAAACATTTTATAGGACTGACTTTTTTATTTAACGCAAAAAACGTACTGAAATTATGAGTTATGTAAATGTTTTAAGAAAGA includes:
- a CDS encoding GAF domain-containing protein gives rise to the protein MNIFQQIFNIGIDKNVFGITKEKVITTNQFAFYLTIFQIFYLILAIIKVPVLIQWPLMGILGNLTVLALNHLRLYSLSRILMSTMPMAVVVIYNSYLTPFDAAPRVSGYIIGVVHLLIPFLIFDVKEKYYQWSLFFLLGAGLISMFYLSDLLVDPLIDYDKMYTPKSKRGVIIGIIGFAVLLYLMQKERMRYRLESERLTDESLKRNELLEASEKGLRDALDKVKLTKVQDENRTWNTQKISEFNDLTRSVENLEDLIDQSVSFLARELNLNQVAIYSKVEDKVRGDYLRRQSVFAYDRKKYLNANKIEQGEGLIGQCFIERKPIILEEVPSGYLNISSGLGDSTASFVAIYPLLAYDKIEGVIEVACFNVLSEYQLQFLKRVCESLAITILNKLASEKLKVLLQTSQEQAEQMRSQEEEMRQNLEEMRATQEELNRKELDYLNEIERLRMLSED